One window of Nocardia nova SH22a genomic DNA carries:
- a CDS encoding AraC family transcriptional regulator, with amino-acid sequence MDALADLLDGPRARGAFVMRSLLAPPWSLRIQDEAPLTVVVVTRGHAVLIPDDADPIRLGQGAVAIIRGPAPYTVADDPSTPPQAIVHPGQTTTTPDGELLCETWDLGVRSWGTDPDGTAALVTGTYEVAGTVSDRLLRALPERAILDGHEIDERLLGMLVDEAGRDIPGQSSVLDRLLDLLTIAALRAWFARAEAPRWYRAYADPVVGQALRLLEHNPAHDWTVAELAATVGSSRAALARRFTELVGDPPIAYLTEWRLARAADLLRGTDATIESIARQVGYGTAFSLSAAFKRRFGTSPGNHRRSASTPPDALPDAGAGG; translated from the coding sequence ATGGATGCCCTCGCCGATCTGCTCGACGGCCCGCGTGCCCGCGGCGCCTTCGTGATGCGCTCACTGCTGGCCCCGCCCTGGTCGCTGCGGATCCAGGACGAGGCGCCGCTGACGGTCGTGGTCGTCACGCGAGGTCACGCCGTGCTGATTCCGGACGACGCGGACCCGATCCGGCTCGGGCAGGGCGCGGTGGCGATCATCCGCGGACCGGCCCCGTACACGGTGGCCGACGATCCGTCGACGCCACCGCAGGCGATCGTGCACCCCGGCCAGACCACCACCACGCCGGACGGCGAGTTGCTGTGTGAGACATGGGATCTCGGCGTCCGCAGCTGGGGCACCGATCCGGACGGAACGGCCGCGCTGGTGACCGGAACCTACGAGGTCGCCGGAACCGTCAGCGATCGGCTGCTGCGGGCACTGCCGGAGCGCGCGATCCTCGACGGCCACGAGATCGACGAACGCCTGCTGGGCATGCTGGTCGACGAGGCCGGACGCGACATCCCCGGGCAGTCCTCCGTACTCGACCGGTTGCTGGATCTGCTGACCATCGCCGCCCTGCGGGCCTGGTTCGCGCGGGCCGAGGCGCCGCGGTGGTACCGCGCCTACGCCGATCCCGTCGTCGGGCAGGCGCTGCGGTTGCTCGAGCACAATCCCGCACACGATTGGACGGTCGCCGAACTGGCCGCCACGGTCGGGTCCTCGCGGGCCGCGCTGGCGCGGCGGTTCACCGAGCTGGTCGGGGATCCGCCGATCGCGTACCTCACCGAATGGCGGCTGGCGCGGGCGGCGGATCTGCTGCGCGGGACGGACGCGACCATCGAGTCGATCGCGCGGCAGGTCGGGTACGGGACCGCGTTCAGTTTGAGCGCCGCGTTCAAGCGGCGGTTCGGAACGAGTCCGGGCAATCACCGGCGCAGTGCGAGCACGCCGCCGGACGCGCTGCCCGACGCCGGTGCGGGCGGCTGA
- a CDS encoding FadR/GntR family transcriptional regulator translates to MATVQRQPLAAQAAQLLLDRIKAGEWRLGHKLPGETTLAAQLGVGRSTLREAIRELAGQGVLESRQGAGVFVTALDVTEDWDAVLRRADIRTVIEARVAIEAEAAALAAERRTPADLRAMRRALSARALASDSVEHLVDADTAFHRTVIVAAHNEILLQLFDAFVPRVHRAMAEMLRIRPMTDPAADHRAHERLFEAIRARAADTAADASRVHLSTLKAALT, encoded by the coding sequence ATGGCGACGGTGCAGAGGCAACCGCTGGCGGCCCAGGCCGCGCAGCTGCTGCTCGATCGGATCAAGGCGGGGGAGTGGCGGCTCGGCCACAAACTCCCCGGCGAGACGACGCTGGCCGCACAGCTGGGCGTCGGCCGGTCGACACTGCGCGAGGCCATCCGCGAGCTGGCCGGGCAGGGTGTGCTCGAAAGCCGCCAGGGCGCGGGCGTTTTCGTCACCGCCCTCGATGTCACCGAGGACTGGGACGCCGTGCTGCGCCGCGCCGACATCCGCACGGTCATCGAGGCCAGGGTCGCGATCGAGGCCGAGGCGGCCGCTCTCGCCGCCGAGCGCCGTACCCCCGCGGACCTGCGTGCCATGCGGCGGGCACTGTCGGCGCGCGCGCTCGCCAGTGATTCGGTCGAACATCTAGTCGACGCCGACACCGCCTTCCACCGCACCGTGATCGTCGCCGCCCACAACGAGATCCTGCTGCAACTGTTCGACGCCTTCGTGCCCCGGGTGCACCGGGCGATGGCCGAGATGCTGCGCATCCGGCCGATGACCGATCCGGCCGCCGACCATCGGGCACACGAGCGGTTGTTCGAGGCGATCCGCGCCCGCGCGGCCGATACCGCGGCCGATGCGAGCCGCGTTCATCTCAGCACCCTGAAAGCCGCCCTGACCTGA
- a CDS encoding NAD(P)H-binding protein: MQQAGPAAPVAVLGGAGKTGRRIAARLGDRGVLVRPVSRSTAVRFDWTDRSTWASAVAGARAVYVAYQPDLAAPGSDEAITALTTVARRAGVRRLVLLSGRGEPEAQRCEEIVLASGLEATVVRCSWFAQNFSEDFLAEEIAGGRVTLPADAVTEPFVDADDIADVAVAALTGDGHDGRIYELTGPRALTFAEAVATIAAATGRDIDYVPVSLPEYTAAMTGMGIPDEVVESLTYLFGTVLDGRNSSTADGVEQALGRAPRSFEDYARRTAAAGAWPIADSEVTGSARR, from the coding sequence ATGCAGCAGGCAGGTCCCGCGGCACCGGTGGCGGTCCTCGGCGGCGCCGGTAAGACCGGTCGGCGGATCGCGGCGCGGCTCGGCGATCGGGGCGTCCTGGTCCGGCCGGTGTCCCGGTCCACGGCCGTCCGGTTCGACTGGACGGATCGGTCGACCTGGGCATCCGCGGTGGCGGGGGCGCGGGCGGTGTATGTCGCCTATCAGCCCGATCTGGCCGCACCGGGGTCGGACGAGGCGATCACCGCGTTGACCACGGTGGCCCGGCGGGCCGGGGTGCGCAGGCTGGTGCTGTTGTCGGGCCGCGGCGAGCCGGAAGCTCAGCGCTGCGAGGAGATCGTGCTGGCGAGCGGACTCGAGGCGACCGTCGTGCGCTGTAGCTGGTTCGCCCAGAACTTCAGTGAGGATTTCCTCGCCGAGGAGATCGCGGGCGGCCGGGTGACACTGCCCGCCGACGCGGTGACCGAACCGTTCGTCGACGCCGACGACATCGCCGACGTCGCGGTGGCGGCCCTGACCGGAGACGGCCACGACGGCCGGATCTACGAACTGACCGGGCCGCGCGCGCTGACCTTCGCCGAGGCGGTCGCCACCATCGCGGCGGCGACCGGACGCGACATCGACTACGTGCCGGTGTCGCTGCCGGAATACACGGCGGCGATGACCGGAATGGGGATTCCGGACGAGGTCGTCGAATCACTGACCTACCTGTTCGGGACCGTGCTCGACGGCCGCAACAGCTCGACCGCCGACGGCGTCGAGCAGGCCCTCGGGCGGGCACCGCGGTCGTTCGAGGACTATGCCCGCCGCACGGCCGCCGCCGGTGCGTGGCCGATCGCGGACAGCGAGGTCACCGGGTCGGCGCGGCGGTGA
- the sigJ gene encoding RNA polymerase sigma factor SigJ, whose amino-acid sequence MDGAPEHAPRSPRSPAGPPQPRADSADAFTTHRRLLFATAYELLGSVADAEDVLQDAWLKWHGVEQDRVRNPRAYLVRTVTNLSLNRLTSARAVRENYVGPWLPEPLLSTPDTADRMETADTVSTAMLVVLETLGPVERAVFVLRDVFGFSPAEIAGFLDRPEPTVRQISHRARNHVHARRPRYDDDPVARRRITEQFLAAANGGDVNALMELLAPDVTLWNDGGGKVTAARRPLHGPDHVARWLLGVLAKPILTGIEIRPAVLNGEWGMVGEIGGFPVGALTFDLLDGRVVNIRFQVNPDKLGGLRGMGE is encoded by the coding sequence ATGGACGGTGCCCCCGAGCACGCACCGCGGAGTCCGCGATCGCCCGCGGGCCCGCCGCAGCCGCGGGCCGACTCCGCCGATGCCTTCACCACCCACCGCCGCCTCCTGTTCGCCACCGCGTACGAACTGCTCGGCAGTGTTGCCGATGCCGAAGACGTCCTGCAGGACGCCTGGCTGAAATGGCATGGGGTGGAACAGGATCGGGTCCGCAACCCCCGGGCGTACCTGGTCCGCACGGTCACCAACCTGTCGCTGAACCGCCTGACCAGCGCCCGTGCCGTACGCGAGAACTACGTCGGGCCGTGGCTGCCGGAGCCGCTGCTCAGCACGCCCGACACCGCCGACCGGATGGAGACCGCCGACACCGTCTCGACGGCGATGCTCGTGGTCCTGGAAACTCTGGGCCCGGTCGAGCGCGCGGTGTTCGTCCTGCGCGACGTCTTCGGATTCTCACCCGCGGAGATCGCCGGATTCCTGGACCGCCCCGAACCCACGGTCCGGCAGATCTCGCACCGGGCCCGCAACCACGTGCACGCCCGCCGCCCGCGCTACGACGACGATCCCGTCGCGCGCCGCCGCATCACCGAGCAGTTCCTGGCCGCCGCGAACGGCGGCGATGTGAACGCGCTGATGGAACTGCTCGCCCCCGATGTCACGCTCTGGAACGACGGCGGCGGAAAGGTCACCGCGGCCCGCCGCCCGCTGCACGGCCCCGATCATGTCGCGCGCTGGCTACTCGGCGTCCTCGCCAAACCGATCCTGACCGGCATCGAGATCCGCCCGGCCGTCCTGAACGGGGAGTGGGGCATGGTCGGCGAGATCGGCGGATTCCCGGTCGGCGCACTGACCTTCGATCTGCTGGACGGTCGCGTCGTGAATATCCGATTCCAGGTCAATCCGGACAAATTGGGCGGCCTGCGGGGGATGGGCGAGTAG
- a CDS encoding DoxX family protein, whose translation MTAVTASAQTAAAPGRIRHRVLWTLQIVLGLFFIVASGLPKLAGQSDAVRIFHEIGWGDWFRYFAGVVEIAGGIGLLVPRLTGLAAAGLTVTMILAAATQAFVLDAPANAIFPLVLAVIFAWIACERRPARR comes from the coding sequence ATGACCGCCGTCACCGCCTCCGCCCAGACCGCCGCCGCCCCCGGGAGAATCCGCCACCGGGTCCTGTGGACGCTGCAGATCGTGCTGGGACTGTTCTTCATCGTGGCCTCGGGGCTGCCGAAGCTGGCCGGTCAATCCGATGCCGTGCGGATCTTCCACGAGATCGGCTGGGGCGACTGGTTCCGCTACTTCGCGGGTGTGGTCGAGATCGCCGGCGGCATCGGTCTGCTGGTGCCGCGGCTGACCGGTCTCGCCGCCGCGGGCCTGACGGTGACCATGATCCTGGCGGCCGCGACCCAGGCCTTCGTGCTCGACGCTCCGGCGAACGCGATCTTCCCTCTCGTCCTGGCCGTGATCTTCGCCTGGATCGCCTGTGAGCGCCGCCCCGCCCGGCGCTGA
- a CDS encoding 2-isopropylmalate synthase codes for MPSHRYHDVYQRVSVPLTDRHWPSNRITSAPLWVPVDLRDGNQALAEPMDPHRKRRMFEMLVRIGYKEIEVGYPSASRADFDFVRLIRDADLAPADVTLVVFTPARADLIARTLESVEGITNDVVIHMYTATAPVWREVVLGRSRDEVAELILAGGREIARLAGDRPNIRFQFSPEVFMLTEPDFVLEVCDAITELWDATARRPVVLNLPATVEVATPNVYADQIEYMHRNLSRRDGVILSVHPHNDRGTGVACAELAVLAGAQRVEGCVFGNGERTGNVDIATLALNLHAQGVNPMIDFSDIDEIRRTVEYCTRMPVPERHPYVGDLVYTAFSGTHQDAIKKGFADHRRRAAAAGVSESEIDWRIPYLPIDPADVGRAYDAVIRVNSQSGKGGIAYLLHSEYGLDLPRRLQIDFARHVQDHTDDSGAEVSAPMLWELLRSVYCDVPENGIRWAAADSGRMTITVPTSGGTVTRTVPASEAGAAVLKILATDGIAIEILEQSDHPMPAGTGHVVCAHLRVGPDTVWAIGFGDTGPAAELAAIAAAVHRPVPVDR; via the coding sequence ATGCCCTCGCACCGCTATCACGATGTGTATCAACGGGTTTCGGTACCGTTGACCGACCGTCACTGGCCCTCGAACCGGATCACCTCGGCGCCCCTGTGGGTTCCGGTCGATCTGCGTGACGGTAACCAGGCACTCGCCGAACCGATGGATCCGCACCGCAAGCGGCGCATGTTCGAGATGCTGGTCCGCATCGGCTACAAGGAGATCGAGGTCGGATATCCGAGCGCCTCCCGGGCCGATTTCGATTTCGTCCGCCTGATCCGGGATGCCGATCTCGCGCCCGCGGACGTCACCCTGGTCGTGTTCACACCCGCGCGCGCCGATCTCATCGCCCGGACCCTGGAATCGGTCGAGGGAATCACCAACGACGTGGTGATCCACATGTACACCGCGACCGCGCCGGTGTGGCGGGAGGTGGTGCTGGGGCGATCCCGCGACGAGGTGGCCGAGCTGATCCTGGCCGGTGGCCGGGAGATCGCGCGACTGGCGGGCGATCGGCCGAATATCCGATTCCAGTTCTCCCCCGAGGTTTTCATGCTCACCGAGCCGGATTTCGTCCTGGAGGTGTGCGATGCGATCACCGAGTTGTGGGATGCCACCGCGCGGCGTCCGGTGGTCCTGAATCTGCCCGCGACCGTGGAGGTGGCGACGCCGAACGTGTACGCCGACCAGATCGAGTACATGCACCGGAATCTGAGCCGGCGCGACGGGGTGATCCTGTCGGTCCATCCGCACAACGATCGCGGCACCGGCGTCGCCTGTGCCGAACTCGCGGTACTGGCGGGTGCGCAACGTGTGGAGGGCTGCGTGTTCGGCAACGGGGAGCGCACCGGCAATGTCGACATCGCGACGCTGGCGCTGAATCTGCATGCGCAGGGCGTGAATCCGATGATCGACTTCTCCGATATCGACGAGATTCGCCGGACCGTCGAGTACTGCACCCGGATGCCGGTTCCGGAGCGGCACCCGTATGTCGGGGATCTGGTGTACACGGCGTTCTCCGGAACCCATCAGGACGCGATCAAGAAGGGGTTCGCCGACCATCGGCGCCGGGCCGCCGCGGCCGGGGTGAGCGAATCCGAGATCGACTGGCGGATACCGTATCTGCCGATCGATCCGGCCGATGTGGGACGCGCCTACGATGCGGTGATCCGGGTCAACTCACAGTCCGGCAAGGGCGGTATCGCCTATCTGCTGCACAGCGAATACGGCCTGGATCTGCCCCGGCGGCTCCAGATCGATTTCGCGCGGCACGTGCAAGACCACACCGACGACAGCGGCGCCGAGGTGAGCGCGCCGATGCTGTGGGAGCTGCTGCGGTCGGTGTACTGCGATGTGCCTGAGAATGGAATCCGCTGGGCGGCTGCGGATTCCGGTCGGATGACGATCACCGTGCCGACATCCGGGGGAACGGTCACGCGGACCGTGCCGGCATCCGAGGCGGGCGCGGCGGTGCTGAAAATCCTGGCCACCGACGGTATCGCGATCGAGATACTCGAGCAGTCCGATCACCCGATGCCCGCCGGGACGGGCCACGTGGTGTGCGCACACCTGCGGGTCGGCCCGGATACCGTGTGGGCCATCGGATTCGGTGATACCGGTCCGGCGGCGGAGCTGGCGGCGATCGCGGCGGCCGTGCACCGGCCGGTCCCGGTGGATCGCTGA
- a CDS encoding DUF3761 domain-containing protein, whose protein sequence is MQSIANRPGRSTGSRTTLTARLFAVVIGAAAVLTPMATAQAAPPAFIACPAGDYENVDHACVPSPGQNSDGATAQCRDGSYSYSQHRRGTCSHHGGVERWF, encoded by the coding sequence GTGCAGAGCATCGCGAACCGCCCCGGTCGTTCCACCGGATCCCGAACCACCCTGACCGCCCGGCTGTTCGCCGTCGTCATCGGTGCCGCCGCCGTCCTCACCCCGATGGCCACCGCCCAGGCCGCCCCACCGGCCTTCATCGCCTGCCCCGCGGGCGACTACGAGAACGTCGACCACGCCTGCGTGCCCAGCCCCGGCCAGAACTCCGACGGCGCCACGGCCCAGTGCCGCGACGGCAGCTACAGCTACAGCCAGCACCGGCGCGGCACCTGCTCACACCACGGCGGCGTCGAACGCTGGTTCTGA
- a CDS encoding DNA-3-methyladenine glycosylase: MPAEELAVEPLAAARRVLGATLRSGPVAVRIVEVEAYGGDPAGPWHDPAAHSGRGRTPRNAVMFGPPGVLYVYFSYGMHTCVNVTSGPDGLASAVLLRAGEVIEGHDIARARRPAARTDADLARGPGNFGSALGIALSDYGTPLFDPASPIRLELPSSAVDPVHIAAGPRVGVSLAADRPWRLWLRDSAAVSAYRRSPRAPEAGRSA, from the coding sequence GTGCCCGCCGAGGAACTAGCCGTCGAACCCCTTGCCGCCGCCCGTCGCGTGCTGGGGGCGACATTGCGATCGGGTCCGGTCGCCGTCCGGATCGTCGAGGTCGAGGCCTACGGCGGTGACCCGGCCGGACCCTGGCACGATCCGGCCGCACACTCCGGCCGGGGCCGGACACCACGCAACGCGGTGATGTTCGGCCCGCCCGGCGTGCTGTACGTCTACTTCAGCTACGGCATGCACACCTGTGTGAACGTGACCAGCGGCCCCGACGGGCTGGCCAGCGCGGTGCTCTTGCGGGCCGGAGAGGTGATCGAGGGCCACGACATCGCCCGCGCCCGCCGCCCGGCCGCCCGCACCGACGCCGATCTCGCCCGCGGACCCGGGAATTTCGGCAGCGCGCTGGGTATCGCCCTGTCCGACTACGGGACGCCGCTGTTCGATCCGGCCTCACCCATCCGACTCGAATTGCCTTCCAGCGCCGTCGATCCCGTTCACATCGCGGCCGGTCCGCGCGTGGGGGTGAGCCTGGCCGCCGACCGCCCGTGGCGGCTGTGGCTGCGCGACTCCGCGGCGGTGTCGGCCTACCGCCGCAGTCCGCGCGCACCGGAGGCCGGGCGATCGGCGTGA
- a CDS encoding NAD(P)/FAD-dependent oxidoreductase, with protein sequence MTDISRPHEIVVLGGGYTGMLAAVRLARRTRRMAVRITLVNPSDRFTERLRMHQIAAGTELAHHRIPDLLAGTGVIFRCAAATAIDPVACRVACADGAELEYDTLVYALGSVADVESVPGVAQHAWTLDDPRTAHRMSERLAELDATGGTVVVCGNGLTGVEAATEIAESHPGLAVTLIGSGEPGAMMGPRARAHLERALDRLRIVRRSGVRIAKVLPDAVRLDNGVVVPEALTLWTAGVHVPDLAARAGIEIDATGSVVTDATLRSVSHPRIRAVGDAAAIRQPWGRIHGTCQSGMPSAAYVADAIARDLRGKRVRPFRFGYFHQPVSLGRHDAVIQFTHADDTPKRWYLKGRAAVFYKETVSGSPVPTFRLSRRMNVTVTLSRGGRATRGAGRAA encoded by the coding sequence ATGACCGACATATCGCGACCGCACGAGATCGTCGTCCTCGGCGGCGGCTACACCGGAATGCTGGCCGCCGTCCGGCTCGCCCGCCGCACCCGCCGGATGGCGGTTCGGATCACGCTGGTGAATCCGTCGGATCGATTCACCGAGCGGCTGCGCATGCATCAGATCGCGGCCGGAACCGAACTGGCCCACCACCGGATCCCCGACCTGCTCGCCGGTACCGGGGTGATCTTCCGGTGCGCCGCCGCGACCGCCATCGACCCGGTCGCGTGCCGCGTCGCGTGCGCCGACGGCGCCGAACTGGAATACGACACCCTCGTCTACGCCCTCGGTAGCGTCGCCGATGTCGAGTCCGTTCCCGGCGTCGCCCAGCACGCCTGGACCCTCGACGATCCACGGACCGCGCACCGCATGTCCGAGCGGCTCGCCGAACTCGACGCGACCGGAGGAACGGTCGTGGTCTGCGGCAACGGCCTGACCGGCGTCGAAGCGGCCACCGAGATCGCCGAATCCCATCCGGGGCTCGCGGTGACCCTGATCGGCAGCGGTGAACCGGGCGCCATGATGGGGCCGCGGGCCCGCGCCCACCTCGAGCGCGCCCTCGATCGCCTGCGCATCGTGCGCCGCAGCGGCGTCCGGATCGCGAAGGTGCTGCCCGATGCCGTGCGATTGGACAACGGCGTGGTGGTTCCCGAGGCGCTGACATTGTGGACCGCCGGAGTCCATGTCCCCGATCTGGCGGCCCGCGCCGGAATTGAGATCGACGCAACTGGTTCCGTCGTCACCGATGCCACGCTGCGGTCGGTCTCGCATCCGCGGATCCGTGCCGTCGGCGACGCCGCCGCGATCCGCCAGCCGTGGGGCCGGATCCACGGCACCTGCCAGAGCGGGATGCCGTCGGCGGCGTATGTCGCCGACGCGATCGCCCGCGACCTGCGAGGCAAGCGGGTGCGACCGTTCCGGTTCGGCTACTTCCACCAGCCGGTGAGCCTCGGCCGCCACGACGCGGTCATCCAGTTCACCCACGCCGACGACACCCCGAAGCGCTGGTATCTGAAGGGTCGCGCCGCGGTGTTCTACAAGGAGACCGTGAGCGGCAGTCCGGTGCCGACCTTCCGGCTGAGCCGCCGGATGAACGTGACGGTCACGCTGTCGCGAGGCGGCCGCGCGACCCGTGGCGCCGGACGGGCCGCGTGA